From a single Thermothielavioides terrestris NRRL 8126 chromosome 1, complete sequence genomic region:
- a CDS encoding glycosyltransferase family 8 protein (CAZy_ID 269910), with the protein MLIQEKVVDSDKIWACLLTNESYLPGLLALAFSLRAARSRYPLVALYTASLGADALAALRARHIPVQRVPELRPSANATEEGEEEGEEEEENPYPHSPRFLHAFTKLAAFALVAYARVVLLDADMLVRRNMDELLEDVPPLLPPQLDAGDDDGGGGTSARAGAGPGPVFGAAHACLCNPLRIKGYPPEWTREGCVYTTDAGAGVGAGDVGEEVEGSGHGRQQHQEIGQGALGTGGSSDSNSSNSALHTTVADETNTAHEKKQAAKREKPGAACLNGGLIVLQPGRGGAWAEIEAFLRSGQATAARLPFADQSLLGEVFRGRWAALPWVYNGLKTLRWEGVHADMWSDDEVKNVHYILTPKPWELQGDEATLDAPERWWWEVDSKRRRWEAERGLDWNVVEW; encoded by the exons ATGCTCATCCAAGAGAAAGTGGTCGACTCAGACAAGA TCTGGGCCTGTCTGCTCACCAACGAGTCCTACCTCCCcggcctgctggccctggccttctcgctgcgcgccgcgcgctcgcgctACCCGCTCGTGGCGCTGTACACGGCCTcgctgggcgccgacgcgctggccgccctgcgcgcgCGCCACATCCCTGTGCAGCGCGTGCCGGAGCTGCGGCCGTCTGCGAACGCAAccgaagaaggagaagaagaaggagaagaagaagaagaaaaccCCTACCCGCACTCCCCGCGCTTCCTCCACGCCTTCACGAAGCTGGCCGCCTTCGCGCTGGTCGCGTACGCGCGCGTCGTGCTGCTGGACGCCGACATGCTGGTGCGCCGCAACatggacgagctgctggaggacGTGCCGcctctgctgccgccgcagctggaCGCCggggacgacgacggcggcggcgggacgaGCGCAAGGGCCggggcggggccggggccggtgTTTGGCGCCGCGCACGCCTGTCTGTGTAACCCGCTCCGGATCAAGGGGTATCCCCCTGAGTGGACCAGGGAGGGCTGTGTGTACACCACGGATGCTGGGGCTGGGGTTGGTGCTGGGGACGTAGGTGAGGAGGTCGAAGGGAGCGGACACGGCAGACAGCAGCACCAGGAGATCGGTCAGGGAGCTCTCGGgaccggcggcagcagcgacagcaacagcagcaacagtGCTCTTCACACGACAGTCGCCGACGAAACCAACACCGCCCATGAAAAAAAGCAAGCAGCCAAGAGAGAAAAACCCGGCGCGGCCTGCCTCAACGGCGGCCTGATCGTGCTGCAGCccgggcggggcggcgcgtgggccgagatcgaggcgTTTCTGCGCAGCGGGcaggcgacggccgcgcggcTGCCGTTTGCCGACCAGAGCCTGCTGGGCGAGGTGTTCCGCGGGCggtgggcggcgctgccgtggGTGTACAACGGGCTGAAGACGCTGCGGTGGGAGGGCGTGCATGCGGACATGTG gagcgacgacgaggtcaagAACGTGCACTACATCCTGACGCCCAAGCCGTGGGAGCTgcagggcgacgaggcgACACTGGACGCGCCGgagcggtggtggtgggaggTTGACTCgaagaggcggcggtgggaggCAGAGAGGGGCCTGGACTGGAATGTTGTCGAATGGTGA